One window of the Vigna radiata var. radiata cultivar VC1973A chromosome 1, Vradiata_ver6, whole genome shotgun sequence genome contains the following:
- the LOC106765416 gene encoding signal recognition particle 19 kDa protein-like: MDAQLPNMKKWIVIYPVYINSKKTMAEGRRIAVAKACENPTCAEIGDCCSYLKLPFAIEIDKAYPRDFMQRGRVRVLLKTEDGTLINPSISSRKQLMLRVAEMVPRHHGRTKKQETASTSTTGPSQKSGKGGKKRR; this comes from the exons ATGGATGCCCAGTTGCCGAACATGAAAAAATGGATTGTGATTTATCCTGTTTACATCAATTCCAAAAAAACAATGGCAGAAGGACGACGAATCGCGGTCGCCAAAGCTTGCGAAAACCCTACTTGTGCCGAAATCGGTGATTGCTGTAGCTATCTCAAGCTTCCTTTTGCAATTGAG ATAGACAAGGCGTACCCTCGCGATTTCATGCAAAGAGGGCGCGTGAGGGTGTTGCTGAAGACGGAAGATGGGACACTCATTAACCCCTCCATCTCGTCCc GAAAGCAACTAATGTTACGGGTTGCAGAGATGGTGCCTAGGCATCATGGAAGAACCAAGAAGCAAGAGACTGCATCAACATCAACTACTGGACCTTCCCAAAAATCTGGAAAGGGTGGGAAAAAGAGGAGATAG